One genomic segment of Bradyrhizobium diazoefficiens includes these proteins:
- a CDS encoding DUF1045 domain-containing protein — MTGFPRYAIYFAAGSDSAITRFGAELLGYDAYTGHELPFPADALHVAPDWRDVTGDPRKYGFHATLKAPIALASGKSEAELMAACAAFAAKARPIPAIRPVVDSISGFIAVIPAEPVDALQEFAADCVREFDSFRPPLTAEDRARRKPDKLSERQRDYLDRWGYPYVMEEFRFHMTLTGRLDAERRGPILEMLRDRFAALKVDTLEIDRIALFRQDDAKVRFRIIDEWKLAR; from the coding sequence ATGACAGGCTTTCCCCGCTACGCGATCTATTTTGCCGCAGGCAGCGATAGCGCCATCACCCGCTTCGGCGCGGAGCTGCTGGGCTACGATGCCTATACCGGCCACGAGCTGCCCTTTCCCGCGGATGCGTTGCACGTCGCGCCGGACTGGCGCGACGTCACCGGCGATCCCCGCAAATACGGCTTTCATGCCACGCTGAAGGCGCCGATTGCGCTGGCGTCCGGCAAGAGCGAAGCGGAGCTCATGGCCGCCTGCGCGGCCTTCGCAGCCAAGGCGCGGCCAATCCCGGCGATCCGCCCGGTGGTCGATTCCATCAGCGGCTTCATCGCTGTGATTCCGGCCGAACCGGTCGACGCGCTTCAAGAGTTCGCTGCCGATTGCGTTCGCGAATTCGATTCTTTCCGCCCACCCCTGACAGCAGAGGATCGCGCGCGGCGCAAGCCGGACAAGCTGAGCGAGCGCCAGCGCGATTATCTCGACCGCTGGGGCTATCCCTACGTCATGGAGGAATTCCGCTTCCACATGACGCTGACAGGCCGGCTCGATGCGGAGCGCCGCGGGCCGATCCTGGAGATGCTGCGGGACAGGTTTGCGGCGCTGAAGGTCGATACGCTCGAGATCGATCGCATCGCG